A portion of the Burkholderia pseudomultivorans genome contains these proteins:
- a CDS encoding acetolactate synthase 3 catalytic subunit gives MNMPSAEFSTSEPLSPPDSDSIGGTVLMKALADENVEFIWGYPGGSVLYIYDELYKQDKIQHVLVRHEQAAVHAADAYARSTGKVGVCLVTSGPGVTNAVTGIATAYMDSIPMVVISGQVPTAAIGQDAFQECDTVGITRPCVKHNFLVKDVRDLAETVKKAFYIARTGRPGPVLIDIPKDVSKTPCQYEPVKSVSLRSYNPVTKGHSGQIRKAVSLLLSAKRPYIYTGGGIILADASRELNQFADLLGYPVTNTLMGLGGYRASDKKFLGMLGMHGTYEANMAMQHCDVLIAIGARFDDRVIGDPAHFASRPRKIIHIDIDPSSISKRVKVDIPIVGDVKEVLKELIEQLQTAEHGPDTEALAQWWKDIESWRAKDCLKYDRDSEIIKPQYVVEKAWELTDGNAFVCSDVGQHQMWAAQFYRFNKPRRWINSGGLGTMGFGLPAAMGVKMAHPDDDVLCITGEGSIQMCIQELSTCLQYDTPVKIISLNNRYLGMVRQWQQIEYSKRYSHSYMDALPDFVKLAEAYGHVGMRIEKTSDVEPALKEALRLKDRTVFLDFQTDPTENVWPMVQAGKGITEMLLGSEDL, from the coding sequence ATGAACATGCCCAGCGCGGAATTCTCCACGTCGGAACCCCTTTCCCCTCCCGATAGCGACTCCATCGGCGGCACCGTGCTCATGAAGGCACTGGCCGACGAAAACGTCGAATTCATCTGGGGCTATCCCGGCGGCTCGGTTCTCTACATCTACGACGAGCTGTACAAGCAGGACAAGATTCAGCACGTGCTGGTGCGCCACGAACAGGCGGCCGTGCACGCAGCCGATGCGTATGCGCGTTCCACCGGCAAGGTCGGCGTCTGTCTCGTGACGTCGGGCCCCGGTGTCACCAACGCGGTGACCGGGATCGCCACGGCCTACATGGATTCGATCCCGATGGTCGTGATCAGCGGCCAGGTGCCGACTGCCGCGATCGGCCAGGACGCGTTCCAGGAGTGCGACACCGTCGGCATCACGCGTCCGTGCGTGAAGCACAACTTCCTCGTGAAGGACGTGCGCGACCTCGCGGAAACCGTCAAGAAGGCGTTCTACATCGCCCGCACCGGCCGTCCGGGCCCGGTGCTGATCGACATCCCGAAAGACGTCTCGAAGACGCCGTGCCAGTACGAGCCCGTCAAGAGCGTGTCGCTGCGTTCGTACAACCCCGTCACGAAGGGCCATTCGGGCCAGATCCGCAAGGCCGTGTCGCTGCTGCTGTCGGCCAAGCGCCCGTACATCTACACCGGCGGCGGCATCATCCTCGCCGACGCGTCGCGCGAGCTGAACCAGTTCGCGGACCTGCTCGGCTACCCGGTCACCAACACGCTGATGGGCCTGGGCGGCTATCGCGCGTCGGACAAGAAGTTCCTCGGCATGCTTGGCATGCACGGCACCTACGAAGCGAACATGGCGATGCAGCACTGCGACGTGCTGATCGCGATCGGCGCGCGCTTCGACGACCGCGTGATCGGCGACCCGGCGCACTTCGCGTCGCGCCCGCGCAAGATCATCCACATCGACATCGATCCGTCGTCGATCTCGAAGCGCGTGAAGGTCGACATCCCGATCGTCGGCGACGTGAAGGAAGTGCTGAAGGAACTGATCGAACAGCTGCAGACGGCCGAGCACGGCCCCGACACCGAAGCGCTCGCGCAATGGTGGAAGGACATCGAGAGCTGGCGCGCGAAGGACTGCCTGAAGTACGACCGCGACAGCGAGATCATCAAGCCGCAGTACGTGGTCGAGAAGGCGTGGGAGCTGACGGACGGCAACGCGTTCGTGTGCTCGGACGTCGGCCAGCACCAGATGTGGGCCGCGCAGTTCTACCGATTCAACAAGCCGCGTCGCTGGATCAACTCCGGCGGCCTCGGCACGATGGGCTTCGGCCTGCCGGCGGCGATGGGCGTCAAGATGGCGCACCCGGACGACGACGTGCTGTGCATCACGGGCGAAGGCTCGATCCAGATGTGCATCCAGGAGTTGTCGACCTGCCTGCAGTACGACACGCCCGTGAAGATCATTTCGCTGAACAACCGCTACCTCGGCATGGTTCGCCAGTGGCAGCAGATCGAATACAGCAAGCGCTATTCGCATTCGTACATGGATGCGCTGCCCGATTTCGTGAAGCTCGCCGAAGCGTACGGCCATGTCGGCATGCGGATCGAAAAGACTTCGGATGTGGAGCCGGCGCTGAAGGAAGCGCTGCGCCTGAAGGACCGCACCGTGTTTCTCGACTTCCAGACCGATCCGACCGAAAACGTCTGGCCGATGGTCCAGGCCGGCAAGGGCATCACCGAGATGCTGCTCGGATCGGAAGATCTGTAA
- a CDS encoding SDR family oxidoreductase, translating to MNASSARKAVLITGASRGIGRATAVLAAARGWDVGINYARDAAAAESAAQAVRDAGGRACVVAGDVANEADVIAMFDTVAAAFGRLDALVNNAGIVAPSLPLADMPADRLRRMFDTNVLGAYLCAREAARRLSTDRGGQGGAIVNVSSIAARLGSPNEYVDYAGSKGAVDSLTIGLAKELGPHGVRVNAVRPGLIETDIHASGGQPGRAARLGAQTPLGRAGEAQEIAEAVLWLLSDAASYTTGALLDVGGGR from the coding sequence ATGAACGCATCGTCCGCCCGCAAGGCCGTCCTCATCACCGGCGCGAGCCGCGGCATCGGCCGCGCGACCGCCGTGCTGGCGGCCGCGCGCGGCTGGGACGTCGGCATCAACTACGCGCGCGACGCGGCGGCGGCCGAGTCGGCCGCGCAGGCCGTGCGCGACGCGGGCGGCCGTGCGTGCGTCGTGGCCGGCGACGTCGCGAACGAGGCCGACGTCATCGCGATGTTCGACACGGTCGCGGCCGCGTTCGGCCGTCTCGATGCGCTCGTCAACAATGCGGGCATCGTCGCGCCGTCGCTGCCGCTCGCCGACATGCCGGCCGACCGGCTGCGGCGGATGTTCGACACCAACGTGCTCGGCGCCTACCTGTGTGCGCGCGAAGCGGCACGGCGGCTGTCCACCGACCGCGGCGGCCAGGGCGGCGCGATCGTCAACGTGTCGTCGATCGCCGCGCGGCTCGGCTCGCCGAACGAATACGTCGACTATGCGGGCTCGAAAGGCGCGGTCGATTCGCTGACGATCGGCCTCGCGAAGGAACTCGGCCCGCACGGCGTGCGCGTCAACGCGGTGCGCCCGGGCCTGATCGAAACCGACATTCACGCGAGCGGCGGCCAGCCGGGCCGCGCCGCCCGGCTCGGCGCGCAGACGCCGCTCGGCCGCGCCGGCGAAGCGCAGGAGATCGCCGAGGCGGTCCTGTGGCTGCTGAGCGACGCCGCGTCGTACACGACGGGCGCCCTGCTCGACGTCGGCGGCGGCCGCTGA
- a CDS encoding RDD family protein: MASAPQAPAAVAAPSIRRRLAALLYEGVLLFGVVFFAGLAFGLATQQRNGLVHHNLLAAWIALVVGAYFVWFWTHGGQTLPMKTWRLRLEASSGRPLSAAHALVRYVLGWLWFLPPLALHPLLGLSVPATLALAAAWIVVWAGAARLHADRQFPHDRLARTRVVAVPR; the protein is encoded by the coding sequence GTGGCGAGCGCGCCCCAGGCCCCGGCCGCCGTCGCCGCGCCGTCGATCCGGCGGCGTCTCGCGGCGCTCCTCTACGAAGGCGTGCTGCTGTTCGGCGTCGTGTTCTTCGCCGGGCTCGCGTTCGGTCTCGCGACGCAGCAGCGCAACGGCCTCGTCCACCACAACCTCCTCGCCGCCTGGATCGCGCTCGTGGTCGGCGCGTATTTCGTGTGGTTCTGGACGCACGGCGGCCAGACGCTGCCGATGAAGACCTGGCGGCTGCGGCTCGAAGCGTCGAGCGGGCGGCCGCTGAGCGCCGCCCATGCGCTCGTTCGCTACGTACTCGGCTGGCTGTGGTTCCTGCCGCCGCTCGCGCTGCATCCGCTGCTCGGCCTGTCGGTGCCCGCCACGCTCGCGCTCGCCGCCGCGTGGATCGTCGTCTGGGCCGGCGCCGCGCGGCTGCACGCCGACCGCCAGTTCCCGCACGACCGGCTCGCGCGCACGCGCGTGGTCGCGGTCCCGCGCTGA
- a CDS encoding RNA polymerase sigma factor, producing the protein MASDKELADFLAGVERRAFKQAAYAVRDDDASLDIVQDAMIKLAEKYGDRPAAELPLLFQRILQNAIHDWFRRQKVRNTWVTLFSSLNSTDDEDFDPLETLEAADDNPGVESSEHRLEREQVLALIDEEIQKLPARQREAFLMRYWEDMDVAETAAAMGCSEGSVKTHCSRATHTLAHALKAKGITL; encoded by the coding sequence ATGGCATCAGACAAGGAACTCGCCGACTTTCTGGCGGGCGTCGAAAGGCGCGCGTTCAAGCAGGCTGCGTACGCCGTGCGTGACGACGATGCGTCGCTCGACATCGTGCAGGACGCGATGATCAAGCTAGCGGAGAAATACGGCGACCGGCCGGCGGCCGAGCTGCCGCTGCTGTTCCAGCGGATCCTGCAGAATGCGATCCACGACTGGTTCCGCCGCCAGAAAGTCCGCAATACATGGGTGACGCTGTTCTCGTCGCTCAACAGCACCGACGACGAGGACTTCGACCCGCTCGAAACGCTCGAGGCCGCGGACGACAACCCGGGCGTCGAGAGCAGCGAGCACCGTCTCGAACGGGAACAGGTTCTGGCCCTGATCGACGAAGAAATCCAGAAACTTCCGGCGCGTCAACGGGAAGCGTTCCTGATGCGTTACTGGGAAGATATGGATGTTGCCGAGACTGCCGCCGCAATGGGGTGCTCCGAAGGCAGTGTCAAGACACATTGCTCGCGAGCCACCCATACCCTGGCACACGCGCTCAAGGCCAAAGGAATCACGCTATGA
- a CDS encoding TIGR00730 family Rossman fold protein — translation MKAVCVYCGSAPGARPVYTDAARAFGRALVDAGLTLVYGGGRVGLMGVIADEVMAVGGRAVGVIPELLVDKEVGHTGLSELHVVPDMHHRKKMMADLADAFVAMPGGAGTLEEFFEVYTWAQLGYHRKPVALYNIDSFYDPLIALLRHTVDEGFMRPTYFDALCIDAEPVALIDRLRNYQPPARDKWASDAAK, via the coding sequence ATGAAGGCCGTTTGCGTCTACTGCGGGTCCGCGCCCGGTGCGCGCCCCGTCTACACCGATGCTGCGCGCGCGTTCGGGCGCGCACTCGTCGACGCGGGTCTCACGCTCGTCTACGGCGGCGGCCGCGTGGGCCTGATGGGCGTGATCGCCGACGAAGTGATGGCCGTCGGCGGCCGCGCGGTCGGCGTGATTCCCGAACTGCTGGTCGACAAGGAAGTCGGCCATACGGGGCTGTCGGAACTGCACGTCGTGCCCGACATGCACCACCGCAAGAAGATGATGGCCGACCTCGCCGATGCGTTCGTCGCGATGCCTGGCGGCGCCGGCACGCTCGAGGAATTCTTCGAGGTCTACACGTGGGCGCAGCTCGGCTATCACCGCAAGCCCGTCGCGCTGTACAACATCGATTCGTTCTACGACCCGCTGATCGCGTTGCTGCGCCACACGGTCGACGAGGGCTTCATGCGCCCGACCTATTTCGACGCGCTCTGCATCGACGCCGAGCCGGTCGCGCTGATCGACCGGCTGCGCAATTACCAGCCGCCCGCCCGCGACAAGTGGGCCTCCGACGCAGCGAAGTGA
- a CDS encoding TetR/AcrR family transcriptional regulator produces MEAKPPRRTRERILELSLKLFNEIGEPNVTTTTIAEEMEISPGNLYYHFRNKDDIINSIFAQFEQQIERRLRFPEDHRPTIDETWSYLQYMADFMWTYRFLYRDLNDLLARNRTLETHFKQIISHKVRFAREMCELLVSDAEMVATPAEIEVIATNMAVISTYWLSYQYVMHPRKYNDQDAIREELHQVSMHVISVMAPYLRGRSRQLFDDLVSGKLPKRQFADYLPPRDGSPRTASPATKDTKQ; encoded by the coding sequence ATGGAAGCGAAACCTCCCCGCCGCACCCGCGAACGGATTCTCGAGTTGTCGTTGAAACTCTTCAACGAGATCGGCGAGCCGAACGTCACGACCACGACCATCGCCGAGGAAATGGAAATCAGTCCAGGCAACCTGTACTACCATTTCCGCAACAAGGACGACATCATCAACAGCATCTTCGCGCAGTTCGAGCAGCAGATCGAACGGCGGCTGCGCTTCCCCGAAGATCATCGTCCGACGATCGACGAAACCTGGTCGTACCTGCAGTACATGGCCGATTTCATGTGGACCTACCGGTTCCTGTATCGCGACCTGAACGACCTGCTCGCGCGCAACCGCACGCTCGAGACGCACTTCAAGCAGATCATCAGCCACAAGGTGCGCTTCGCGCGCGAGATGTGCGAACTGCTCGTGTCCGATGCCGAGATGGTCGCGACGCCGGCCGAAATCGAGGTCATCGCGACCAACATGGCCGTGATCTCGACGTACTGGCTGTCGTATCAGTACGTGATGCACCCGCGCAAGTACAACGACCAGGACGCGATCCGCGAAGAACTGCACCAGGTCAGCATGCACGTGATCTCGGTGATGGCGCCGTACCTGCGCGGCCGTTCGCGCCAGCTGTTCGACGATCTCGTGTCCGGCAAGCTGCCCAAGCGCCAGTTCGCCGACTACCTGCCGCCGCGCGACGGCTCGCCGCGCACGGCCTCCCCCGCCACCAAGGATACGAAGCAATGA
- a CDS encoding DUF3619 family protein has translation MSSAPANREHEFALKVRRALDERTAALPAATTDRLAAARRAALARKKPEAATAPVFVPAFAGAAGAYGPTHSPARPRASFARRLLRAWPLALLLAGLVGIAYWEDMQRTAELADIDAAMLSDDLPLNAYLDHGFNAYLSHAR, from the coding sequence ATGAGCTCCGCTCCCGCAAACCGAGAACACGAATTCGCGCTGAAGGTGCGCCGCGCGCTCGACGAGCGCACGGCCGCGCTGCCAGCCGCCACCACCGACCGGCTGGCCGCCGCGCGCCGGGCCGCGCTCGCGCGCAAGAAACCTGAAGCCGCGACGGCGCCGGTGTTCGTGCCCGCGTTCGCCGGCGCGGCGGGCGCATACGGCCCGACGCACAGCCCGGCCCGCCCGCGCGCCTCGTTCGCGCGCCGCCTGCTGCGCGCGTGGCCGCTCGCCCTGCTGCTCGCGGGGCTGGTCGGCATCGCGTACTGGGAAGACATGCAGCGCACCGCCGAACTCGCCGACATCGACGCGGCGATGCTCAGCGACGACCTGCCGCTCAACGCGTATCTCGACCACGGGTTCAACGCGTATCTTTCGCACGCTCGCTAA
- a CDS encoding glycosyltransferase family 4 protein — protein MKIMIVTDAWEPQVNGVVRTLKSTSRELAALGHRVELLTPLEFRTVPCPTYPEIRLSILPYRKLRARIDAFGPDALHIATEGPLGLAARRYARTRKLPFTTAYHTRFPEYVQARFGIPLAATYRFLHWFHGPSRAVMAPTPVVKADLEKYGFTNVVLWTRGVDLEIFRPMESKVLNTVRPIFLYVGRVAIEKNVEAFLRLDLPGSKWVAGEGPALAELKSRYPEANYLGVLSQAELAKVYAAADVFVFPSRTDTFGLVLLEALACGTPVAAYPVTGPIDVLAGGNAGAMNEDLQEACLEALKIERSTAREWAERFSWRAASEQFASHLQPLPKNAYSPAEGAAV, from the coding sequence ATGAAGATCATGATCGTCACCGATGCGTGGGAACCGCAGGTCAACGGCGTCGTGCGTACGCTGAAGAGCACGTCGCGCGAACTCGCCGCGCTCGGCCATCGCGTCGAACTGCTGACCCCGCTCGAATTCCGCACGGTGCCCTGCCCGACCTACCCCGAAATCCGCCTGTCGATCCTGCCGTACCGCAAGCTGCGCGCGCGGATCGACGCGTTCGGGCCCGATGCGCTGCACATCGCGACCGAAGGCCCGCTCGGCCTGGCCGCGCGCCGCTATGCGCGCACCCGCAAGCTGCCGTTTACGACCGCGTATCACACCCGCTTTCCCGAATACGTGCAGGCACGCTTCGGGATCCCGCTGGCCGCGACCTACCGCTTCCTGCACTGGTTCCACGGCCCGTCGCGCGCGGTGATGGCGCCGACGCCGGTCGTCAAGGCGGACCTCGAAAAGTACGGATTCACGAACGTCGTGCTGTGGACGCGCGGCGTCGATCTCGAGATCTTCCGGCCGATGGAGTCGAAGGTGCTCAACACCGTGCGGCCGATCTTCCTGTACGTGGGCCGCGTGGCGATCGAGAAGAACGTCGAGGCGTTCCTGCGCCTCGACCTGCCCGGCTCGAAATGGGTCGCGGGCGAAGGCCCGGCGCTCGCCGAACTGAAGTCGCGCTATCCGGAAGCGAATTATCTCGGCGTGCTGTCACAGGCCGAGCTCGCGAAGGTGTATGCTGCGGCCGACGTGTTCGTGTTCCCGAGTCGCACCGACACGTTCGGCCTCGTGCTGCTCGAGGCGCTCGCCTGCGGCACGCCGGTCGCCGCGTATCCGGTCACCGGCCCGATCGACGTGCTCGCCGGCGGCAACGCCGGCGCGATGAACGAGGATCTGCAGGAAGCCTGTCTCGAGGCGCTGAAGATCGAGCGCTCGACCGCGCGGGAATGGGCGGAGCGCTTCTCGTGGCGCGCGGCCTCCGAACAGTTCGCATCGCATCTGCAGCCGCTGCCGAAAAACGCGTACTCGCCTGCCGAAGGTGCCGCCGTTTGA
- a CDS encoding DUF3106 domain-containing protein — protein MSQKRGLAVFFGCVIAVAVAYVATYPRFHPPAETVAVATSSAVAPASTAAALSADLAPLPLPLPAATGPLSWSRLTPAQHAALAPFADQWDGFSDARKRKWLKIASRFQKMTPDAQKRLQERMTEWARMTPEQRRVARENYQSAKELSAQARERAWKAYQQLPEEQKERLAAAERRRRPSVVSAPPTGADRDVRRLVNAHEHPASGAAVAPPPASTGAAAPPAVASSTAGAASMPATVTPVSPADAPSLFKGS, from the coding sequence GTGAGTCAAAAGCGCGGCCTGGCCGTATTTTTCGGATGCGTGATCGCGGTCGCCGTCGCCTACGTCGCCACGTACCCGCGATTCCACCCGCCTGCCGAGACGGTCGCCGTCGCGACCAGCAGCGCAGTCGCGCCCGCCTCGACCGCGGCCGCGCTGAGCGCCGACCTCGCCCCGCTGCCCCTTCCGCTGCCCGCCGCCACCGGCCCGCTGTCGTGGTCGCGCCTCACGCCCGCGCAGCATGCGGCGCTCGCGCCGTTCGCCGACCAGTGGGACGGCTTCAGCGACGCACGCAAACGCAAATGGCTGAAGATCGCGTCGCGTTTCCAGAAGATGACGCCTGATGCGCAAAAGCGCCTGCAGGAACGGATGACCGAATGGGCGCGGATGACGCCCGAGCAGCGCCGCGTCGCCCGCGAGAACTACCAGAGCGCGAAGGAGCTGTCCGCGCAGGCGCGCGAGCGCGCGTGGAAGGCCTACCAGCAACTCCCCGAAGAGCAGAAGGAACGGCTCGCGGCGGCCGAGCGCCGGCGCCGGCCGAGCGTCGTCAGCGCGCCGCCGACCGGCGCCGACCGCGACGTGCGCCGCCTCGTCAACGCCCACGAGCATCCGGCCAGCGGCGCGGCCGTCGCACCTCCGCCGGCATCGACCGGTGCGGCGGCGCCGCCCGCCGTCGCGTCGTCCACGGCGGGCGCGGCGTCCATGCCCGCCACCGTGACGCCGGTGTCGCCCGCCGACGCGCCGTCGCTGTTCAAGGGTTCCTGA
- a CDS encoding UDP-2,3-diacylglucosamine diphosphatase, with protein sequence MCQKTSATSLFRHPLGARAATAFLSGSAATDALAPQEPPAEHVTRHDEHEPSTHRYRTIWLSDIHLGSSGCQAPYLLDFLRHNDSEYLYLVGDIIDGWQLKKGWYWPQAHNDVVQKILRKARKGTQVVYIPGNHDEGARQFCDLAFGDIQVRGEAFHTTLAGKRLWIVHGDLFDGVIQHAKWLAYLGDTLYTLILVLNRWFNRIRSRLGFQYWSLSQYLKHQVKNAVNFISQFETVMTDEARRRGCDGVVCGHIHKAEIRDIDGVLYCNDGDWVESLSALVETMEGELKVVYWTVMRTAPSAPAARKTRATA encoded by the coding sequence ATGTGCCAGAAAACGTCCGCGACCTCCCTGTTCCGTCACCCCCTCGGCGCCCGCGCCGCCACCGCCTTCCTGTCCGGCTCGGCTGCCACCGATGCACTCGCGCCGCAAGAACCGCCTGCCGAGCACGTCACGCGACACGACGAGCACGAGCCGTCCACCCATCGCTACCGCACCATCTGGCTGTCCGACATCCACCTCGGCTCGAGCGGCTGCCAGGCGCCGTACCTGCTCGACTTCCTGCGCCACAACGACTCGGAATACCTGTACCTGGTCGGCGACATCATCGACGGCTGGCAGTTGAAGAAGGGCTGGTACTGGCCGCAGGCGCACAACGACGTCGTGCAGAAGATCCTGCGCAAGGCGCGCAAGGGCACGCAGGTCGTCTACATCCCCGGCAACCACGACGAGGGCGCGCGGCAGTTCTGCGACCTCGCGTTCGGCGACATCCAGGTGCGCGGCGAGGCGTTCCACACGACGCTGGCCGGCAAACGTTTGTGGATCGTGCACGGCGACCTGTTCGACGGCGTGATCCAGCACGCGAAATGGCTCGCGTATCTCGGCGACACGCTGTACACGCTGATCCTCGTGCTGAACCGCTGGTTCAACCGGATCCGCAGCCGGCTCGGCTTCCAGTACTGGTCGCTGTCGCAGTACCTGAAGCACCAGGTGAAGAACGCGGTCAACTTCATCTCGCAGTTCGAGACCGTGATGACCGACGAGGCGCGTCGCCGCGGCTGCGACGGCGTCGTGTGCGGTCACATCCACAAGGCCGAGATCCGCGACATCGACGGCGTGCTGTACTGCAACGACGGCGACTGGGTCGAAAGCCTGTCCGCGCTGGTCGAAACGATGGAAGGCGAACTGAAAGTCGTCTACTGGACGGTGATGCGCACCGCACCGTCCGCACCCGCGGCGCGCAAGACCCGGGCAACCGCCTGA
- the ilvC gene encoding ketol-acid reductoisomerase → MNVFYDKDADLSLIKGKQVTIIGYGSQGHAHALNLKDSGVNVTVGLRKGGASWSKAENAGLSVKEVAEAVKGADVVMMLLPDEQIADVYAKEVHANIKQGAALAFAHGFNVHYGQVIPRADLDVIMIAPKAPGHTVRGTYSQGGGVPHLIAVAQNKSGAARDIALSYAAANGGGRAGIIETNFREETETDLFGEQAVLCGGTVELIKAGFETLVEAGYAPEMAYFECLHELKLIVDLIYEGGIANMNYSISNNAEYGEYVTGPRVVTEETKKAMKQCLTDIQTGEYAKSFILENKAGAPTLQSRRRLTAEHQIEQVGAKLRAMMPWIAKNKLVDQTKN, encoded by the coding sequence ATGAACGTTTTCTACGACAAAGACGCCGACCTCTCCCTCATCAAGGGCAAGCAAGTCACGATCATCGGCTACGGCTCGCAAGGCCATGCACACGCGCTGAACCTGAAGGACAGCGGCGTCAACGTGACGGTCGGCCTGCGCAAGGGCGGCGCGTCGTGGAGCAAGGCCGAGAACGCCGGCCTGTCGGTCAAGGAAGTCGCGGAAGCCGTGAAGGGCGCCGACGTCGTGATGATGCTGCTGCCGGACGAGCAGATCGCCGACGTGTACGCGAAGGAAGTGCACGCGAACATCAAGCAGGGCGCGGCGCTGGCATTCGCGCACGGCTTCAACGTCCACTACGGCCAGGTGATCCCGCGCGCCGACCTCGACGTGATCATGATCGCGCCGAAGGCACCGGGCCACACCGTGCGCGGCACGTACTCGCAGGGCGGCGGCGTGCCGCACCTGATCGCGGTTGCGCAGAACAAGTCGGGCGCGGCGCGCGACATCGCGCTGTCGTACGCGGCGGCCAACGGCGGCGGCCGTGCCGGCATCATCGAGACGAACTTCCGTGAAGAGACTGAAACCGACCTGTTCGGCGAGCAGGCCGTGCTGTGCGGCGGTACCGTCGAGCTGATCAAGGCTGGCTTCGAGACGCTGGTCGAAGCGGGCTACGCGCCGGAAATGGCGTACTTCGAGTGCCTGCACGAACTGAAGCTGATCGTGGACCTGATCTACGAAGGCGGCATCGCCAACATGAACTACTCGATCTCGAACAACGCCGAGTACGGCGAGTACGTGACGGGCCCGCGCGTCGTCACCGAAGAGACGAAGAAGGCGATGAAGCAGTGCCTGACCGACATCCAGACGGGCGAGTACGCGAAGAGCTTCATTCTCGAGAACAAGGCAGGTGCGCCGACGCTGCAGTCGCGCCGCCGCCTGACGGCCGAGCACCAGATCGAGCAGGTCGGCGCGAAGCTGCGCGCGATGATGCCGTGGATCGCGAAGAACAAGCTCGTCGACCAGACGAAGAACTAA
- a CDS encoding diacylglycerol kinase, giving the protein MKRDLNDKTPLPAASPRPFDEEDAHADADGHAHEPLGPDDPLSPLPPNPYKRHRGITRAWYALKHSLNGFRVAIREESAFRQELTLAALMLPIGAFAPVPAASRALLIASVLLVLIVELLNSSVEAAIDRISLERHELSKRAKDFGSAAVTVALFACVTTWGFVLGPVVTRWLGF; this is encoded by the coding sequence TTGAAACGAGACCTGAACGACAAGACCCCGCTCCCCGCCGCGTCGCCGCGGCCGTTCGACGAGGAAGACGCGCATGCCGATGCGGACGGGCATGCGCACGAACCGCTCGGCCCCGACGATCCGCTGTCGCCGCTGCCGCCGAACCCGTACAAGCGCCACCGCGGCATCACGCGCGCGTGGTACGCGCTCAAGCATTCGCTGAACGGCTTTCGCGTCGCGATCCGCGAAGAGAGCGCGTTCCGGCAGGAGCTGACGCTCGCCGCGCTGATGCTGCCGATCGGCGCGTTCGCGCCGGTGCCGGCCGCATCGCGCGCGCTGCTGATCGCCTCGGTGCTGCTGGTGCTGATCGTCGAACTGCTGAACTCGAGCGTCGAGGCCGCAATCGACCGCATCTCGCTCGAACGCCACGAGCTGTCCAAGCGCGCGAAGGACTTCGGCAGCGCGGCCGTCACCGTCGCGCTGTTCGCCTGCGTGACGACCTGGGGCTTCGTGCTCGGGCCCGTCGTCACGCGCTGGCTCGGCTTCTAG
- the ilvN gene encoding acetolactate synthase small subunit: MRHIISVLLENEPGALSRVVGLFSARGYNIETLTVAPTEDQSLSRLTIVSIGSDDVIEQITKHLNRLIEVVKVVDLTDGAHIERELMLIKVRAVGKEREEMKRMSDIFRGRIIDVTEKTYTIELTGASDKLDAFIQGLDAGAILETVRTGSSGIGRGERILKV, translated from the coding sequence ATGAGACACATCATTTCCGTCCTGCTGGAAAACGAACCGGGCGCGCTGTCGCGCGTGGTCGGTCTGTTCTCCGCACGCGGCTACAACATTGAAACCTTGACGGTGGCGCCGACCGAAGACCAATCGCTGTCGCGGCTCACCATCGTATCCATTGGCTCCGACGACGTGATCGAACAGATCACGAAGCATCTGAACCGCCTGATCGAGGTGGTGAAAGTGGTGGACCTGACCGACGGTGCACACATCGAACGCGAGCTGATGCTGATCAAGGTCCGTGCAGTGGGCAAGGAGCGCGAAGAGATGAAGCGGATGTCGGACATTTTCCGCGGCCGCATCATCGACGTGACCGAGAAGACCTACACGATCGAATTGACGGGCGCGAGCGACAAGCTCGACGCATTCATCCAGGGGCTGGACGCGGGCGCGATCCTCGAGACCGTGCGCACCGGCAGCTCCGGCATCGGACGCGGCGAGCGCATCCTGAAGGTGTGA